The following are from one region of the Anomaloglossus baeobatrachus isolate aAnoBae1 chromosome 1, aAnoBae1.hap1, whole genome shotgun sequence genome:
- the MIDN gene encoding midnolin isoform X3 has product MATLDAFFKSNVLKQEWESWICTTCVERRLPRRLSSGKLQDLGVADGSRLTLLPTVESGLMSQMSRPEQSVMQALESLTETQVNDFLSGRSPLTLALRVGDHMMFVQLQLAAQQAGGSHLQHRHLITRGTEHNAAPHFRTLHTSATPVLSRLAGCTQGSSQPTESAPASSTRCDAPHSSSLTTSVFRSHGEGVAVSPCAEQVPCSSSSTRSSEAGSPSQSARPRKPGAIIESFVNHAPGVFSGTFSGTLHPHCQDSTGRPRRDIGTILQILNDLLSATRHYQGMPPSLTTLRCHTQCTSQTRNAKSTSTQSSNPQQTSQPTRHSQPQARQCKPTGDRMRQTENRATRCKVERLQLLMHQKRLRRKARRDSRAPYHWLPTRKSSRTSSNSSTSSGDGAIEMDFEDSLWKPDVKAEVNSEFVVA; this is encoded by the exons GCGCTTAAGTTCTGGGAAGTTACAGGATTTGGGAGTTGCGGACGGGAGCAGACTGACCCTCCTGCCTACGGTCGAATCTGGACTTATG TCCCAGATGTCTCGTCCGGAGCAGTCCGTAATGCAGGCCCTGGAAAGCCTGACTGAGACGCAG GTGAACGATTTCTTATCTGGACGCtctccactcacacttgcgcttcgTGTTGGGGATCATATGATGTTTGTACAGCTTCAGCTGGCTGCCCAACAAGCGGGTGGATCCCACCTCCAGCACCGCCATCTAATCACTAGAGGAACTGAGCACAATGCTGCCCCTCACTTCCGCACCCTGCATACAAGCGCCACACCTGTGCTCTCCCGGCTGGCAGGCTGTACACAGGGTTCTTCTCAGCCTACTGAGTCAGCACCAGCTTCTTCCACTCGCTGTGATGCTCCTCATTCCTCATCCCTCACCACCAGCGTCTTCCGCTCACATGGAGAGGGTGTGGCTGTATCGCCCTGTGCAGAG CAGGTACCATGTAGCAGCAGCAGCACTCGAAGTAGTGAAGCTGGTAGTCCTTCCCAATCTGCACGCCCCCGAAAACCCGGTGCCATTATAGAAAGTTTTGTCAACCATGCTCCTGGAGTCTTCTCAGGGACATTTTCTG gCACTCTGCACCCCCACTGCCAGGATAGTACAGGACGTCCTCGTCGAGACATTGGAACAATTTTACAGATCCTTAATGACTTGCTGAGTGCTACTCGCCATTACCAGGGCATGCCACCCTCACTTACAACACTCCGTTGCCACACACAGTGTACATCCCAGACCAGAAATGCCAAGTCTACCTCTACACAAAGCAGTAATCCCCAGCAAACTAGCCAACCAACAAGGCATTCCCAGCCCCAAGCTCGTCAGTGCAAGCCTACTG GGGATCGTATGCGGCAAACAGAAAATAGGGCGACTCGTTGCAAAGTAGAACGACTGCAGTTGCTTATGCATCAGAAGAGATTGCGTCGGAAGGCACGGAGAGACTCCAGAGCTCCTTATCATTGGCTTCCTACACGAAAGTCAAGTCGGACCAGCAGTAACAGCAGTACATCGAGTGGAGATGGTGCCATTGAGATGGACTTTGAGGACTCTCTATGGAAACCAGATGTGAAGGCTGAAGTAAACTCTGAATTTGTGGTGGCATGA